A DNA window from Zingiber officinale cultivar Zhangliang chromosome 3A, Zo_v1.1, whole genome shotgun sequence contains the following coding sequences:
- the LOC122052207 gene encoding dentin sialophosphoprotein-like, translating to MFQQSSSRNSQNRESKVKRGIQIALLLGAAVWLINHFSKNEQTETPQISFDPEEDVDFGRKGKAGSENVVIVDGHKPDLDETAEDISNTGHTEVEEQFNIKEESNDLSDSNEDVASERTKDKENALELSGESDNASSMDQNEGRNEEDKSDNGSELVSLDGAKEDTIQASNSEEERISSSEDQSDGGVNADKVEKETIKLNEEVKLETEGGGEVSSEVEKEAIDSQEDVKLEAETSSENDSEVEKETTDIHGSENNSEVEKEAIDTHGAAKLETEGSNEIISEVEKETVEILGETKLETDGGSENGSEVEKEAIDSRGGVQPETEGSSENSSEDTTTIASSGDGSVSLPKEENGVLTDNEFIDAVKSLDEHSSDAAKNDVEETLESKGNSISEDQSAGNESGNSSNNNGNLENPGANYNAEEEKINSKYNQDAHESKGDSTSEDHNAGTESGNSSNNNENLETVVERDNFSEEKNTGSSIFQDTTEPKPKGEAISEFGNDNTWTARNDNPESSSQGGKEIE from the coding sequence ATGTTTCAGCAGTCAAGTAGTCGAAACTCACAAAATAGAGAGTCGAAAGTGAAGAGAGGAATACAGATAGCCTTGCTTTTAGGAGCTGCTGTATGGTTGATTAATCATTTTAGCAAGAATGAGCAAACTGAAACTCCCCAAATCAGCTTTGACCCTGAAGAAGACGTCGACTTCGGTCGCAAGGGGAAAGCAGGATCAGAGAACGTGGTCATCGTAGATGGCCATAAACCTGACCTTGACGAGACCGCTGAAGATATTTCAAATACTGGCCATACTGAAGTCGAAGAACAATTCAACATCAAGGAGGAGAGTAATGATTTGAGTGATAGCAACGAAGATGTGGCTAGTGAAAGAACTAAAGATAAAGAGAATGCCCTAGAGCTTTCTGGTGAATCAGATAATGCAAGCTCAATGGATCAAAATGAGGGGAGAAATGAAGAAGATAAGTCTGATAACGGAAGTGAGTTAGTCTCTCTTGATGGAGCAAAAGAAGATaccattcaagcatcaaattCTGAAGAAGAAAGGATTTCGAGCTCCGAGGATCAATCAGACGGTGGAGTGAACGCCGACAAAGTTGAAAAAGAGACCATCAAATTGAATGAAGAGGTTAAATTAGAGACAGAAGGTGGCGGTGAAGTTAGTTCTGAAGTGGAAAAGGAAGCAATTGATTCTCAAGAAGATGTTAAATTAGAGGCAGAAACTAGTAGTGAAAACGACTCTGAAGTTGAAAAGGAGACAACCGATATTCATGGTAGTGAAAATAATTCTGAAGTTGAAAAGGAGGCGATTGATACTCATGGAGCGGCCAAATTGGAGACAGAAGGTAGCAATGAAattatttctgaagttgaaaaggAGACAGTTGAGATCCTTGGAGAGACCAAATTAGAGACAGATGGTGGTAGCGAAAATGGTTCTGAAGTTGAAAAGGAGGCAATTGATTCTCGGGGAGGGGTTCAACCAGAAACCGAAGGTAGTAGTGAAAATAGTTCGGAGGATACGACGACCATTGCAAGCTCAGGTGATGGAAGCGTATCCCTCCCGAAAGAAGAAAATGGGGTGTTAACGGACAATGAGTTTATTGATGCAGTCAAATCCCTTGACGAGCATTCTTCTGATGCTGCTAAAAATGATGTTGAAGAAACACTAGAATCTAAAGGAAATAGTATCTCTGAGGATCAAAGTGCTGGCAATGAAAGTGGGAACTCATCCAATAACAATGGGAATTTAGAAAATCCTGGTGCCAACTATAATGctgaagaagaaaagataaattcaaaatataaccAGGATGCACATGAATCTAAAGGTGATAGTACCTCTGAGGATCATAATGCTGGTACTGAAAGTGGAAACTCATCAAATAACAATGAGAACTTAGAAACAGTAGTTGAGCGAGACAATTTTTCCGAAGAGAAAAACACTGGCAGTAGTATCTTTCAAGACACAACTGAACCAAAACCGAAAGGAGAAGCTATCTCTGAGTTTGGTAATGACAACACCTGGACTGCGAGGAACGACAATCCAGAATCATCAAGCCAGGGTGGTAAAGAGATAGAATAA